In Zingiber officinale cultivar Zhangliang chromosome 3B, Zo_v1.1, whole genome shotgun sequence, a single window of DNA contains:
- the LOC121968217 gene encoding beta-1,4-xylosyltransferase IRX9-like, translated as MGSGDRLKKRIQLWKKALVHFALCFIMGFFTGFAPMSSVSLFTSRNAEALRTKFIDSAAVANRSLMAELKPLVGSSSNHDLRQLIVVTTTRSGDWWQDALLRRMAETLRLVPQPVLWVIVQASSDADTEATAEVLRNTGVMYRHLAFKENLTNAAAEEDDHQRNLALSHIERHRLTGIVHFAELSNVYDLQFFQELRNIEVFGAWPMAMVSANRKRVVVDGPICNSSNVILGWISEDLSNAKFSLSNDLIMKSTEETIKAKPSKINISGFAFNSSILWDPERWGRSISVPDTSQDSIRFVQEVMLEDETKMKGIPADCSKIMLWRLHVHER; from the exons ATGGGCTCCGGCGACCGGTTGAAGAAGCGAATCCAGCTATGGAAGAAGGCCTTGGTCCACTTCGCTCTCTGCTTCATCATGGGCTTCTTCACAGGCTTCGCTCCGATGAGCTCTGTCTCCCTTTTCACCAGCCGCAACGCTGAAGCTCTTCGAACTAAGTTCATTGACTCTGCGGCCGTCGCTAACAGGAGCCTCATGGCTGAACTCAAGCCCCTCGTCGGGTCTTCCTCCAATCACGACCTCCGGCAGTTGATCGTCGTGACCACAACCCGCTCCGGCGACTGGTGGCAGGATGCGCTGCTGAGGAGGATGGCCGAGACATTGAGGCTGGTGCCGCAGCCAGTGCTGTGGGTCATCGTTCAAGCCTCCTCCGATGCAGACACGGAGGCCACCGCCGAGGTGTTGAGGAATACCGGCGTCATGTACCGGCACTTGGCATTCAAGGAGAACCTCACTAACGCAGCTGCAGAGGAGGATGACCACCAGCGGAACCTGGCCCTGAGCCACATCGAGCGCCACCGGCTCACCGGAATCGTGCACTTTGCCGAACTCTCCAATGTCTACGATCTCCAATTCTTCCAAGAATTAAGAAACATCGA GGTTTTTGGGGCTTGGCCAATGGCCATGGTGTCGGCGAACAGAAAGAGAGTGGTGGTGGACGGACCAATCTGTAACTCGTCCAATGTTATTCTTGGGTGGATATCAGAGGACTTGTCCAATGCGAAGTTTAGTCTCAGCAATGATCTGATCATGAAGAGTACTGAAGAAACGATCAAAGCGAAGCCTTCAAAGATCAACATCTCAGGCTTCGCATTCAATAGCTCCATTTTGTGGGATCCAGAGAGATGGGGTCGTTCCATTTCAGTCCCAGACACATCCCAG GATTCTATCAGATTTGTGCAAGAAGTGATGTTGGAAGACGAGACCAAGATGAAGGGCATCCCTGCAGATTGCTCCAAGATCATGTTATGGCGTCTCCACGTACATGAAAGATAG